A window of the Lolium perenne isolate Kyuss_39 chromosome 7, Kyuss_2.0, whole genome shotgun sequence genome harbors these coding sequences:
- the LOC127311557 gene encoding syntaxin-43 isoform X2, which yields MATRNRTPLFRKYRDALRHVRAPAGAPSSSSSSGGGGPVIEMSSLLRHDRTYAPLSTDDPAASSSRGTVAVGLPPAWVDISEDISANMQRAKTKMAELAKAHAKALMPSFGDGVDDQRAIEVLTHEITDLLKRSEKRLQKLATNDSSEDSKVRKNVQRSLATDLHSLSIEFRKKQSSYLKQLRQQKEGQDGVDLEMNMNGSKSTFELEDDEFEDVGFTEVQMSKLKKSEAFTREREREIEQVVESVNELAQIMKDLSVLVIDQGTIVDRIDYNVQNVAASVEEGYKQLQKAERTQKKGGMVMCATVLVILIFIMIVLLILKKILF from the exons ATGGCGACGCGGAACCGGACGCCGCTCTTCCGCAAGTACCGCGACGCGCTGCGGCACGTCCGCGCGCCCGCCGgggcgccctcctcctcctcctcctcaggcgGCGGCGGGCCGGTGATCGAGATGTCCTCCCTCCTGCGGCACGACCGCACCTACGCGCCCCTCAGCACCGACGaccccgccgcctcctcctccag AGGCACGGTGGCGGTGGGCCTTCCCCCAGCGTGGGTGGATATTTCCGAGGATATATCCGCAAACATGCAGCGGGCAAAGACGAAAATGGCGGAGCTGGCCAAGGCGCATGCCAAGGCCTTGATGCCGTCCTTCGGCGACGGCGTGGATGACCAGCGAGCGATCGAGGTTCTCACGCACGAGATCACGGACCTGCTCAAGAGGTCCGAGAAACGGCTGCAGAAGCTGGCCACGAATGATTCCTCGGAGGAttcaaaagtccgaaagaatgttCAG CGTTCCCTCGCTACAGACTTGCATAGTCTGTCGATCGAGTTCCGGAAAAAACAGTCGTCTTATTTGAAACAGCTTCGCCAGCAGAAAGAG GGGCAAGATGGTGTTGATTTGGAAATGAACATGAATGGGTCTAAGTCGACATTTGAACTTGAAGACGATGAATTCGAGGATGTG GGTTTCACTGAGGTTCAGATGTCAAAACTTAAGAAAAGTGAAGCATTCACTAGAGAAAGGGAAAGAGAAATCGAGCAG GTTGTCGAATCAGTCAATGAGCTTGCACAGATCATGAAGGATCTTTCAGTTCTTGTGATTGATCAG GGAACAATTGTTGATCGGATAGATTACAATGTACAGAATGTTGCAGCTTCAGTTGAAGAGGGCTATAAACAGTTACAAAAG GCTGAGAGGACGCAGAAGAAAGGGGGCATGGTTATGTGTGCCACTGTCCTCGTCATTCTTATCTTCATCATGATAGTCCTCCTGATTTTGAAGAAGATCCTTTTCTGA
- the LOC127311556 gene encoding growth-regulating factor 5 isoform X1 produces the protein MLSSSAAMGMGGYHQHQPQRPVFTAAQWAELEQQALIYKYLMAGVPVPSELLLPIRPHSAAASFNFANPAASPFYHHHHHPSMSYYAYYGKKLDPEPWRCRRTDGKKWRCSKEAHPDSKYCERHMHRGRNRSRKPVESKSASPAHPSQTQLSAVTSATRDTDPLQSLGMGAKTNGLSLGGAGSSQMHVDPSSYGSKYSLGGKSDAGELSFFSGASTNTRAFTIDSPTDSSWHSMPSSVPPYQLSKARDTGLLPGGFSYSHFEPSQELGQVTIASLSQEQGRRSFNGGGGGLMPNVKQENQPLRPFFDEWPGRRDSWSEMDEERSNGTSFSTTQLSISTPMPRCD, from the exons ATGCTGAGCTCGTCGGCGGCGATGGGGATGGGAGGGTACCACCAGCACCAGCCGCAGCGGCCGGTGTTCACGGCGGCGCAGTGGGCGGAGCTGGAGCAGCAGGCGCTGATTTACAAGTACCTCATGGCCGGCGTGCCCGTGCCGTCCGAGCTCCTGCTCCCCATCCGCCCCCACTCCGCCGCCGCCAGCTTCAACTTCGCCAACCCCGCCGCCTCGCCcttctaccaccaccaccaccacccctccA TGAGTTACTACGCCTACTACGGCAAGAAGCTTGATCCGGagccgtggcggtgccgccgcacCGACGGCAAGAAGTGGCGCTGCTCCAAGGAGGCGCACCCCGACTCCAAGTACTGCGAGCGCCACATGCACCGTGGCCGCAACCGTTCAAGAAAGCCTGTGGAATCCAAGTCTGCTTCCCCTGCGCACCCGTCGCAGACCCAGCTCTCTGCTGTGACATCTGCAACCCGCGACACCGACCCTCTCCAGTCTCTAGGAATGGGAGCCAAGACCAATGGCCTGTCTCTCGGCGGCGCTGGCTCCTCGCAGATGCATGTCGATCCATCGTCATATGGCAGCAA ATACTCCCTTGGAGGTAAATCTGATGCGGGTGAACTGAGCTTCTTCTCTGGAGCATCAACAAACACCAGGGCCTTCACCATTGATTCTCCAACCGATAGCTCATGGCACTCAATGCCATCTAGCGTGCCACCATACCAACTATCAAAAGCTAGAGATACCGGCCTCCTACCAGGCGGCTTCTCATATTCCCACTTTGAACCGTCACAGGAGCTTGGGCAGGTAACCATCGCCTCGCTGTCCCAAGAGCAGGGGCGCCGCTCTTTCAATGGTGGAGGGGGAGGGCTCATGCCAAATGTTAAGCAGGAGAACCAGCCACTGAGGCCCTTCTTTGACGAGTGGCCAGGGAGgcgtgactcatggtcggagATGGACGAGGAGCGCTCCAATGGGACCTCCTTCTCGACGACCCAGCTCTCGATCTCCACCCCAATGCCTAGAT GCGATTGA
- the LOC127311557 gene encoding syntaxin-43 isoform X1, with translation MATRNRTPLFRKYRDALRHVRAPAGAPSSSSSSGGGGPVIEMSSLLRHDRTYAPLSTDDPAASSSSRGTVAVGLPPAWVDISEDISANMQRAKTKMAELAKAHAKALMPSFGDGVDDQRAIEVLTHEITDLLKRSEKRLQKLATNDSSEDSKVRKNVQRSLATDLHSLSIEFRKKQSSYLKQLRQQKEGQDGVDLEMNMNGSKSTFELEDDEFEDVGFTEVQMSKLKKSEAFTREREREIEQVVESVNELAQIMKDLSVLVIDQGTIVDRIDYNVQNVAASVEEGYKQLQKAERTQKKGGMVMCATVLVILIFIMIVLLILKKILF, from the exons ATGGCGACGCGGAACCGGACGCCGCTCTTCCGCAAGTACCGCGACGCGCTGCGGCACGTCCGCGCGCCCGCCGgggcgccctcctcctcctcctcctcaggcgGCGGCGGGCCGGTGATCGAGATGTCCTCCCTCCTGCGGCACGACCGCACCTACGCGCCCCTCAGCACCGACGaccccgccgcctcctcctccag TAGAGGCACGGTGGCGGTGGGCCTTCCCCCAGCGTGGGTGGATATTTCCGAGGATATATCCGCAAACATGCAGCGGGCAAAGACGAAAATGGCGGAGCTGGCCAAGGCGCATGCCAAGGCCTTGATGCCGTCCTTCGGCGACGGCGTGGATGACCAGCGAGCGATCGAGGTTCTCACGCACGAGATCACGGACCTGCTCAAGAGGTCCGAGAAACGGCTGCAGAAGCTGGCCACGAATGATTCCTCGGAGGAttcaaaagtccgaaagaatgttCAG CGTTCCCTCGCTACAGACTTGCATAGTCTGTCGATCGAGTTCCGGAAAAAACAGTCGTCTTATTTGAAACAGCTTCGCCAGCAGAAAGAG GGGCAAGATGGTGTTGATTTGGAAATGAACATGAATGGGTCTAAGTCGACATTTGAACTTGAAGACGATGAATTCGAGGATGTG GGTTTCACTGAGGTTCAGATGTCAAAACTTAAGAAAAGTGAAGCATTCACTAGAGAAAGGGAAAGAGAAATCGAGCAG GTTGTCGAATCAGTCAATGAGCTTGCACAGATCATGAAGGATCTTTCAGTTCTTGTGATTGATCAG GGAACAATTGTTGATCGGATAGATTACAATGTACAGAATGTTGCAGCTTCAGTTGAAGAGGGCTATAAACAGTTACAAAAG GCTGAGAGGACGCAGAAGAAAGGGGGCATGGTTATGTGTGCCACTGTCCTCGTCATTCTTATCTTCATCATGATAGTCCTCCTGATTTTGAAGAAGATCCTTTTCTGA
- the LOC127311555 gene encoding cyclin-dependent kinase F-4 isoform X2 encodes MPRGAQVSAPFASGFLAFSGRIWSAPSMQVPLYPTSRCLSKFLAGDFVFTETSLSSPLSTAPEHSSFGGYRSWYNIITEVGDGTFGSVWRAINKESGEVVAIKKMKKKYYSWEECINLREVKSLRKMNHPNIVKLKEVIRENDMLFFVFEYMECNLYQLMKSKGKPFSETEIRNWCFQVFQALSHMHQRGYFHRDLKPENLLVTKELIKVADFGLAREIISEPPYTEYVSTRWYRAPEVLLQASFYSSAVDMWAMGAIIAELFSLRPLFPGSSEADEIYKICSILGTPNQHTWAKGLQLAASINFQFPQSESIQLSEMVPSASEDAVNLISWLCSWDPCKRPTAVEVLQHPFFQPCFYIPPSLRFRSTGYPATPPSVGAKGALDQKNARRYPVGTLSNGRPAVNNSYLSTNTPARAAGVQRKLELDHQMKLESNHKLTKENAMNQPWSRLPPPIRSNGNYLAKDQITHAPDLAEKLSQLSMASNRAPVLSSDKFADLKGRTHGDAVRQPLPLGSRAWHAPNDPFRRTYEMPGERALLQRKLVS; translated from the exons ATGCCGAGAGGCGCCCAG GTTTCAGCACCATTCGCCTCTGGGTTTCTAGCATTCTCAGGAAGGATATGGAGTGCACCCTCTATGCAAGTTCCCCTGTATCCCACATCTCGTTGCTTGAGCAAGTTCTTGGCTGGAGATTTTGTCTTTACGGAGACTTCCTTGTCATCTCCTTTGTCAACTGCACCTGAACATTCCTCATTTGGCGGCTACCGTTCCTG GTATAACATTATTACGGAAGTTGGTGATGGTACATTTGGGAGTGTCTGGCGTGCAATCAATAAAGAAAGTGGGGAAGTG GTTGCAATCAAGAAAAtgaagaaaaaatattactcttGGGAGGAGTGCATCAACCTCCGTGAAGTAAAG TCCCTCCGAAAGATGAATCATCCAAACATTGTGAAGCTCAAGGAAGTCATAAGAGAGAATGACATGCTATTCTTTGTTTTTGAATACATG GAATGCAATCTCTATCAGCTGATGAAGAGCAAGGGCAAGCCCTTTTCGGAGACTGAAATACGGAACTGGTGCTTTCAAGTATTTCAAGCTCTCAGTCACATGCATCAACGTGGATACTTTCACCGCGACCTTAAGCCTG AAAATTTGCTGGTTACAAAGGAGCTCATCAAGGTAGCTGATTTTGGACTTGCTCGTGAAATTATTTCTGAACCACCGTACACAGAATATGTGTCAACTCGCTG GTATCGTGCCCCTGAAGTTCTGCTTCAAGCTTCTTTTTACAGCTCAGCAGTTG ACATGTGGGCAATGGGTGCCATTATTGCGGAGCTTTTTTCACTGCGACCTCTTTTCCCTGGCTCAAG TGAAGCAGATGAGATTTACAAAATCTGTAGCATTCTTGGCACTCCAAATCAGCATACTTGGGCTAAAGGACTGCAGCTTGCGGCATCTATCAATTTTCAGTTTCCTCAG TCTGAAAGTATACAACTTTCGGAAATGGTTCCTTCAGCAAGTGAAGACGCAGTGAACCTGATTTCG TGGCTTTGCTCATGGGACCCATGTAAAAGACCAACTGCAGTGGAGGTTTTGCAGCATCCCTTCTTTCAG CCATGCTTCTATATCCCCCCTTCACTCCGGTTCAGATCAACAGGATATCCAGCAACACCCCCATCAG TTGGGGCTAAAGGAGCTTTGGATCAGAAGAACGCTAGGAGGTATCCCGTGGGTACTTTATCCAATGGGAGACCAGCAGTTAATAACTCGTACCTGAGCACCAACACTCCAGCAAGAGCAG CTGGTGTGCAAAGGAAACTAGAGCTGGATCATCAGATGAAACTAGAGAGCAACCATAAGCTGACAAAGGAGAACGCAATGAACCAGCCTTGGTCCAGATTACCGCCACCTATAAGGAGCAACG GAAACTACCTCGCCAAGGACCAGATCACTCATGCACCAGACTTGGCCGAAAAGCTGTCTCAGCTCTCGATGGCCTCCAACCGGGCGCCGGTCTTGTCTTCCGACAAGTTTGCAGACCTGAAGGGGAGAACCCATGGCGATGCCGTGAGACAGCCCTTGCCTTTGGGATCCAGGGCGTGGCATGCCCCAAATGACCCCTTCCGGCGCACATATGAGATGCCTGGTGAGAGAGCTCTCCTCCAAAGGAAGCTCGTCAGCTGA
- the LOC127311555 gene encoding cyclin-dependent kinase F-4 isoform X1 → MERYNIITEVGDGTFGSVWRAINKESGEVVAIKKMKKKYYSWEECINLREVKSLRKMNHPNIVKLKEVIRENDMLFFVFEYMECNLYQLMKSKGKPFSETEIRNWCFQVFQALSHMHQRGYFHRDLKPENLLVTKELIKVADFGLAREIISEPPYTEYVSTRWYRAPEVLLQASFYSSAVDMWAMGAIIAELFSLRPLFPGSSEADEIYKICSILGTPNQHTWAKGLQLAASINFQFPQQSESIQLSEMVPSASEDAVNLISWLCSWDPCKRPTAVEVLQHPFFQPCFYIPPSLRFRSTGYPATPPSVGAKGALDQKNARRYPVGTLSNGRPAVNNSYLSTNTPARAAGVQRKLELDHQMKLESNHKLTKENAMNQPWSRLPPPIRSNGNYLAKDQITHAPDLAEKLSQLSMASNRAPVLSSDKFADLKGRTHGDAVRQPLPLGSRAWHAPNDPFRRTYEMPGERALLQRKLVS, encoded by the exons ATGGAGAG GTATAACATTATTACGGAAGTTGGTGATGGTACATTTGGGAGTGTCTGGCGTGCAATCAATAAAGAAAGTGGGGAAGTG GTTGCAATCAAGAAAAtgaagaaaaaatattactcttGGGAGGAGTGCATCAACCTCCGTGAAGTAAAG TCCCTCCGAAAGATGAATCATCCAAACATTGTGAAGCTCAAGGAAGTCATAAGAGAGAATGACATGCTATTCTTTGTTTTTGAATACATG GAATGCAATCTCTATCAGCTGATGAAGAGCAAGGGCAAGCCCTTTTCGGAGACTGAAATACGGAACTGGTGCTTTCAAGTATTTCAAGCTCTCAGTCACATGCATCAACGTGGATACTTTCACCGCGACCTTAAGCCTG AAAATTTGCTGGTTACAAAGGAGCTCATCAAGGTAGCTGATTTTGGACTTGCTCGTGAAATTATTTCTGAACCACCGTACACAGAATATGTGTCAACTCGCTG GTATCGTGCCCCTGAAGTTCTGCTTCAAGCTTCTTTTTACAGCTCAGCAGTTG ACATGTGGGCAATGGGTGCCATTATTGCGGAGCTTTTTTCACTGCGACCTCTTTTCCCTGGCTCAAG TGAAGCAGATGAGATTTACAAAATCTGTAGCATTCTTGGCACTCCAAATCAGCATACTTGGGCTAAAGGACTGCAGCTTGCGGCATCTATCAATTTTCAGTTTCCTCAG CAGTCTGAAAGTATACAACTTTCGGAAATGGTTCCTTCAGCAAGTGAAGACGCAGTGAACCTGATTTCG TGGCTTTGCTCATGGGACCCATGTAAAAGACCAACTGCAGTGGAGGTTTTGCAGCATCCCTTCTTTCAG CCATGCTTCTATATCCCCCCTTCACTCCGGTTCAGATCAACAGGATATCCAGCAACACCCCCATCAG TTGGGGCTAAAGGAGCTTTGGATCAGAAGAACGCTAGGAGGTATCCCGTGGGTACTTTATCCAATGGGAGACCAGCAGTTAATAACTCGTACCTGAGCACCAACACTCCAGCAAGAGCAG CTGGTGTGCAAAGGAAACTAGAGCTGGATCATCAGATGAAACTAGAGAGCAACCATAAGCTGACAAAGGAGAACGCAATGAACCAGCCTTGGTCCAGATTACCGCCACCTATAAGGAGCAACG GAAACTACCTCGCCAAGGACCAGATCACTCATGCACCAGACTTGGCCGAAAAGCTGTCTCAGCTCTCGATGGCCTCCAACCGGGCGCCGGTCTTGTCTTCCGACAAGTTTGCAGACCTGAAGGGGAGAACCCATGGCGATGCCGTGAGACAGCCCTTGCCTTTGGGATCCAGGGCGTGGCATGCCCCAAATGACCCCTTCCGGCGCACATATGAGATGCCTGGTGAGAGAGCTCTCCTCCAAAGGAAGCTCGTCAGCTGA
- the LOC127311556 gene encoding growth-regulating factor 5 isoform X2 translates to MLSSSAAMGMGGYHQHQPQRPVFTAAQWAELEQQALIYKYLMAGVPVPSELLLPIRPHSAAASFNFANPAASPFYHHHHHPSMSYYAYYGKKLDPEPWRCRRTDGKKWRCSKEAHPDSKYCERHMHRGRNRSRKPVESKSASPAHPSQTQLSAVTSATRDTDPLQSLGMGAKTNGLSLGGAGSSQMHVDPSSYGSKYSLGGKSDAGELSFFSGASTNTRAFTIDSPTDSSWHSMPSSVPPYQLSKARDTGLLPGGFSYSHFEPSQELGQENQPLRPFFDEWPGRRDSWSEMDEERSNGTSFSTTQLSISTPMPRCD, encoded by the exons ATGCTGAGCTCGTCGGCGGCGATGGGGATGGGAGGGTACCACCAGCACCAGCCGCAGCGGCCGGTGTTCACGGCGGCGCAGTGGGCGGAGCTGGAGCAGCAGGCGCTGATTTACAAGTACCTCATGGCCGGCGTGCCCGTGCCGTCCGAGCTCCTGCTCCCCATCCGCCCCCACTCCGCCGCCGCCAGCTTCAACTTCGCCAACCCCGCCGCCTCGCCcttctaccaccaccaccaccacccctccA TGAGTTACTACGCCTACTACGGCAAGAAGCTTGATCCGGagccgtggcggtgccgccgcacCGACGGCAAGAAGTGGCGCTGCTCCAAGGAGGCGCACCCCGACTCCAAGTACTGCGAGCGCCACATGCACCGTGGCCGCAACCGTTCAAGAAAGCCTGTGGAATCCAAGTCTGCTTCCCCTGCGCACCCGTCGCAGACCCAGCTCTCTGCTGTGACATCTGCAACCCGCGACACCGACCCTCTCCAGTCTCTAGGAATGGGAGCCAAGACCAATGGCCTGTCTCTCGGCGGCGCTGGCTCCTCGCAGATGCATGTCGATCCATCGTCATATGGCAGCAA ATACTCCCTTGGAGGTAAATCTGATGCGGGTGAACTGAGCTTCTTCTCTGGAGCATCAACAAACACCAGGGCCTTCACCATTGATTCTCCAACCGATAGCTCATGGCACTCAATGCCATCTAGCGTGCCACCATACCAACTATCAAAAGCTAGAGATACCGGCCTCCTACCAGGCGGCTTCTCATATTCCCACTTTGAACCGTCACAGGAGCTTGGGCAG GAGAACCAGCCACTGAGGCCCTTCTTTGACGAGTGGCCAGGGAGgcgtgactcatggtcggagATGGACGAGGAGCGCTCCAATGGGACCTCCTTCTCGACGACCCAGCTCTCGATCTCCACCCCAATGCCTAGAT GCGATTGA